A portion of the Streptomyces sp. YPW6 genome contains these proteins:
- a CDS encoding GntR family transcriptional regulator — protein MKSVVVFRIDRRSGVATYLQIVRQVEQALRMGALEEGDRLPTAAQVAATTKVNPNTTLKAYRELERMGLAEVRQGAGTFITRTLAQPQSGPDSPLRTALTDWLDRARAEGLTGQDVTALFHAAFESAYPGETPD, from the coding sequence GTGAAGTCCGTGGTCGTGTTCCGCATCGACCGGCGCAGTGGAGTGGCGACCTACCTCCAGATCGTCCGGCAGGTCGAGCAGGCGCTGCGCATGGGCGCGCTGGAGGAGGGCGACCGGCTCCCCACCGCCGCCCAGGTCGCCGCGACCACGAAGGTCAACCCCAACACGACCCTCAAGGCCTACCGCGAACTGGAGCGCATGGGCCTGGCCGAGGTACGCCAGGGGGCGGGCACGTTCATCACCCGCACCCTCGCCCAGCCCCAGTCCGGCCCCGACTCACCGCTGCGCACCGCCCTCACGGACTGGCTGGACCGGGCCCGCGCCGAGGGCCTCACCGGTCAGGACGTCACGGCCCTGTTCCACGCGGCGTTCGAGAGCGCGTACCCGGGCGAGACGCCGGACTGA
- the tmk gene encoding dTMP kinase produces MTRAEQPTVVSPTSDTLAADSRERAVRALLRIPPLKRLWSAQLVGGIGDALALLVLVLLSLQAAVLEGSFGTGYRGAAFAVAAVLGARILSTLFFGAVLLGPLTSLTEPGGKLDRRWLMIGVDGLRLALLVVAPLWIDWMPDKALMMILITVFVTGAGERLWAVAKDSAAPALLPGPPLEGAAVRPLPDHLDALRRLSLRTNFLAVPAAAVVLLAATLIGNLLGSGLEWFSFHQAALGSYVAAGLFSASISTLYFLDFPAGRTPRPRSPLEGLRRPATGSGPDKGRTGAVPLLVAVCACVAGAIAAAAAVSVLHAYDLGGGPATFALLILGLTGGTALGIRTARHVLPTLSRRRLLALATAVTGLALLALGLVPDTATGIAISLLAGYAAGVVANTGHTLVDQETEAFRQARTTEHLQAVVRVLVALGAVAGPLLAAAIGRHRLVAVDFVFAHGGAAFTLMLLGALLLPVAAFVLARTDDRAGVPLRRDLREALRGDEPAVAPAATGFFLALEGGDGAGKSTQVEALADWIRSKGHEVVVTREPGATPIGKRLRSILLDVSSAGLSNRAEALLYAADRAEHVDSVVRPALERGAIVISDRYIDSSVAYQGAGRDLAPTEIARISRWATSGLVPHLTVLLDVDPATARERFTEAPDRLESEPAEFHERVRSGFLTLAAADPARYLVVDAGQEPESITQVVRHRLDQLLPLSEAEIEAIEEARRKAEEEARRKAEEEAARKAEEERLEKERQEQLARLRAEEEERKQRELEEARRREAERQAEEARQRAEEARRRAEEDRLRLEAEERAREAEQERLRQKAEEEARQRQEAEAQRLEKQRKAEEALLRAEEARRRAEADAAARTEAARAEAERAEAERAARSRSDSLTDSRTETSSRSEGASGPTVPENEITVPTPIVNLNEITQPVPTARPEGDGSSGSASGTGSGTGAEAGSRSGAEPGSGMGSGSGTGFGADSASGSGSGTRPGSGSASASGDDETAMLPRYTDERSTGQAGPAGPSGSRQARDADETAVLPPVRDDRPSDRVPRGFFRDESPAPSPAESENERTRELPQVEDPNAPAPDRRQRARKRPRPDWAEETPLDDLPTLADELLGGHDDDDRGGRGRRPRG; encoded by the coding sequence ATGACGCGAGCCGAGCAGCCAACGGTCGTGAGCCCCACCTCCGACACACTTGCCGCAGACTCACGCGAGCGCGCCGTACGGGCCCTGTTGCGCATTCCTCCGCTGAAGCGGTTGTGGAGTGCCCAGCTCGTCGGCGGTATCGGCGATGCACTCGCCCTTCTCGTGCTGGTGCTGCTGTCGCTGCAAGCGGCGGTCCTGGAGGGCTCATTCGGCACCGGATACCGCGGGGCGGCCTTCGCCGTCGCCGCCGTCCTCGGTGCCCGGATCCTGTCCACCCTGTTCTTCGGAGCCGTGCTCCTGGGACCCCTGACGTCCCTCACGGAGCCCGGCGGAAAGCTGGACCGGCGATGGCTGATGATCGGGGTGGACGGGCTGCGCCTGGCGCTGCTGGTCGTCGCCCCGCTGTGGATCGACTGGATGCCCGACAAGGCGCTCATGATGATCCTCATCACCGTCTTCGTGACCGGTGCCGGTGAGCGCCTGTGGGCGGTGGCCAAGGACAGCGCCGCCCCGGCGCTGCTGCCCGGACCGCCCCTCGAAGGCGCGGCCGTACGCCCCCTGCCCGACCACCTCGACGCCCTGCGCCGCCTGTCGCTGCGGACGAACTTCCTCGCCGTGCCCGCCGCCGCGGTGGTCCTGCTGGCCGCCACGCTGATCGGCAACCTCCTCGGCTCGGGCCTGGAGTGGTTCTCCTTCCACCAGGCGGCCCTGGGGTCCTACGTCGCGGCGGGCCTCTTCTCCGCCTCCATCTCCACCCTGTACTTCCTCGACTTCCCGGCCGGCCGTACGCCCCGGCCGCGCTCCCCGCTGGAGGGCCTGCGCCGCCCCGCCACCGGCTCCGGCCCCGACAAGGGGCGCACCGGCGCCGTCCCCCTGCTGGTCGCGGTCTGCGCCTGCGTCGCCGGAGCCATCGCCGCCGCGGCGGCCGTCTCCGTCCTGCACGCCTACGACCTGGGCGGCGGTCCTGCCACCTTCGCGCTGCTGATCCTCGGACTGACCGGCGGCACCGCCCTCGGCATCCGTACGGCCCGCCATGTGCTGCCCACCCTGTCGCGCCGCCGTCTGCTGGCGCTGGCCACCGCCGTCACCGGCCTCGCGCTCCTCGCGCTCGGCCTGGTGCCGGACACCGCGACCGGGATCGCCATCTCCCTGCTCGCCGGTTACGCCGCCGGGGTCGTCGCGAACACCGGGCACACCCTGGTCGACCAGGAGACCGAGGCGTTCCGGCAGGCCCGGACCACCGAGCACCTCCAGGCCGTCGTCCGGGTGCTCGTCGCGCTCGGCGCGGTCGCCGGTCCGCTGCTGGCCGCCGCGATCGGGCGGCACCGGCTGGTCGCCGTCGACTTCGTCTTCGCCCACGGCGGGGCCGCCTTCACCCTGATGCTGCTGGGCGCGCTGCTGCTGCCCGTGGCCGCTTTCGTCCTCGCCAGGACGGACGACCGGGCGGGCGTGCCGCTGCGCCGGGACCTGCGTGAGGCGCTGCGCGGTGACGAGCCGGCCGTCGCGCCTGCGGCCACCGGGTTCTTCCTCGCTCTGGAAGGCGGTGACGGCGCGGGCAAGTCCACCCAGGTCGAGGCGCTCGCCGACTGGATCCGGTCCAAGGGCCACGAGGTCGTCGTCACCCGCGAGCCCGGGGCCACCCCCATCGGCAAGCGGCTGCGCTCGATCCTGCTCGACGTGTCCTCCGCGGGTCTCTCCAACCGTGCCGAAGCCCTGCTGTACGCCGCCGACCGCGCCGAGCACGTCGACTCCGTCGTCCGCCCGGCGCTGGAGCGCGGCGCGATCGTCATCTCCGACCGCTACATCGACTCGTCCGTCGCCTACCAGGGCGCGGGCCGCGACCTGGCCCCGACCGAGATCGCCCGGATCTCGCGGTGGGCGACGAGCGGCCTCGTACCGCATCTGACGGTGCTGCTGGACGTCGACCCGGCGACCGCGCGGGAGCGGTTCACGGAGGCGCCGGACCGGCTGGAGTCGGAGCCGGCGGAGTTCCACGAGCGGGTGCGGTCCGGTTTCCTGACCCTGGCCGCGGCCGACCCGGCCCGCTATCTGGTGGTGGACGCCGGCCAGGAGCCGGAGTCGATCACCCAGGTCGTACGCCATCGGCTCGACCAGCTGCTTCCGCTCTCCGAGGCCGAGATCGAGGCCATCGAGGAAGCCCGGCGCAAGGCCGAGGAGGAGGCCCGGCGCAAGGCGGAGGAGGAAGCCGCCCGCAAGGCCGAGGAGGAGCGCCTGGAGAAGGAGCGCCAGGAACAGCTCGCCCGGCTGCGCGCCGAGGAGGAGGAGCGCAAGCAGCGAGAGCTGGAGGAGGCCCGCCGCCGCGAGGCCGAACGCCAGGCGGAGGAGGCACGGCAGCGCGCCGAGGAGGCCCGCCGCCGCGCCGAGGAGGACCGGCTCCGGCTCGAAGCCGAGGAGCGGGCCCGGGAGGCCGAGCAGGAGCGGCTGCGGCAGAAGGCCGAGGAGGAGGCCCGGCAGCGCCAGGAGGCCGAGGCGCAGCGGCTGGAGAAGCAGCGCAAGGCCGAGGAGGCCCTGCTGCGCGCCGAGGAGGCCCGCCGCCGGGCGGAGGCCGACGCGGCCGCCCGCACGGAAGCGGCGCGGGCCGAGGCCGAGCGCGCGGAGGCGGAGCGGGCGGCCCGTTCCCGTTCGGATTCCCTTACGGATTCCCGTACGGAGACGTCCTCGCGCTCCGAGGGCGCGTCGGGGCCGACGGTGCCGGAGAACGAGATCACGGTCCCCACGCCGATCGTGAACCTGAACGAGATCACGCAGCCGGTTCCGACGGCGCGACCGGAGGGTGACGGTTCTTCCGGCTCCGCATCCGGTACCGGGTCCGGTACGGGCGCGGAGGCGGGGTCCCGTTCCGGCGCGGAGCCTGGTTCGGGGATGGGTTCCGGGTCCGGTACGGGTTTCGGTGCAGATTCTGCTTCCGGTTCCGGTTCCGGTACGAGGCCGGGCTCGGGTTCCGCCTCGGCTTCCGGGGACGACGAGACGGCGATGCTGCCGCGCTACACCGACGAGCGGTCGACGGGACAGGCCGGACCGGCAGGTCCCTCGGGGTCCCGGCAGGCCCGGGACGCCGACGAGACGGCCGTGCTGCCACCGGTACGGGACGACCGGCCCTCCGACCGGGTGCCCCGGGGCTTCTTCCGGGACGAGAGCCCGGCACCGTCGCCCGCGGAGAGCGAGAACGAGCGCACCCGGGAGCTGCCGCAGGTCGAGGACCCGAACGCCCCGGCGCCGGACCGGCGGCAGCGGGCCCGCAAGCGCCCCCGCCCGGACTGGGCGGAGGAGACTCCGCTGGACGATCTGCCGACCCTGGCGGACGAGCTGCTCGGCGGCCATGACGACGACGACCGCGGAGGCCGGGGACGCCGCCCGCGCGGCTGA
- the topA gene encoding type I DNA topoisomerase — protein sequence MSPTSETAQGGRRLVIVESPAKAKTIKGYLGPGYVVEASVGHIRDLPNGAAEVPDEYTGEVRRLGVDVEHDFQPIYVVNSDKKAQVRKLKQLLAESDELFLATDEDREGEAIAWHLQEVLRPKVPVHRMVFHEITKDAIRAAVANPRELNQRMVDAQETRRILDRLYGYEVSPVLWKKVMPKLSAGRVQSVATRLVVERERERIAFRSAEYWDLTGKFATGRTGDASDPSNLTARLSSVDGRRIAQGRDFGPDGQLKAGSTQTLHLDEANARALAAALADSAFAVRSVESKPYRRSPYAPFRTTTLQQEASRKLGFGAKATMQVAQKLYENGFITYMRTDSTTLSDTAVAAARAQVTQLYGSGYLPDKPRTYAGKVKNAQEAHEAIRPSGDRFRTPAETGLTGDQFRLYELIWKRTVASQMKDATGNSVTVKIGGRASDGRDAEFSASGKTITFHGFMKAYVEGADDPNAELDDRERRLPQVAEGDALTADEITVDGHATKPPARYTEASLVKELEEREIGRPSTYASIIGTILDRGYVFKKGTALVPSFLSFAVVNLLEKHFGRLVDYDFTARMEDDLDRIARGEAKSVPWLKRFYFGTTGTGDDPAGAGAASDAGNGDGDHLGGLKELVTDLGAIDAREISSFPVGNDIKLRVGRYGPYIERGEKDAEGHQRADVPDDLAPDELTVELAEELLAKPSGDFELGADPVTGNQIIAKDGRYGPYVTEVLPEGTPKTGKNAVKPRTASLFKSMSLDTVTLADALKLMSLPRVVGEDAEGVEITAQNGRYGPYLKKGTDSRSLTSEEQLFDITLEEALAIYAQPKQRGRAAAKPPLKELGTDPVSERPVVVKDGRFGPYVTDGETNATLRTGDSVEEITPERGYELLAEKRAKGPAKKKTAKKAPAKKTTAKKATAKKTAAKKTAAKKTTATKTAAAKKTAAKKTTTAKKATATKAAGKTASSSAPSDD from the coding sequence TTGTCCCCGACCAGCGAGACCGCACAGGGCGGCCGCCGACTCGTCATCGTCGAGTCGCCTGCCAAGGCGAAGACGATCAAGGGCTATCTCGGCCCCGGATACGTCGTCGAGGCGAGCGTCGGGCACATCCGCGACCTCCCGAACGGCGCGGCCGAGGTCCCGGACGAGTACACCGGCGAGGTGCGCCGCCTCGGCGTGGACGTCGAGCACGACTTCCAGCCCATCTACGTCGTCAACTCGGACAAGAAGGCCCAGGTCAGGAAGCTCAAGCAGCTGCTGGCCGAGTCCGACGAACTCTTCCTCGCCACCGATGAGGACCGCGAGGGCGAAGCCATCGCGTGGCACCTCCAGGAAGTCCTGCGGCCCAAGGTCCCGGTCCACCGGATGGTCTTCCACGAGATCACCAAGGACGCGATCCGGGCCGCCGTCGCCAACCCGCGCGAACTCAACCAGCGCATGGTCGACGCCCAGGAGACCCGCCGTATCCTCGACCGCCTCTACGGCTACGAGGTCTCGCCGGTCCTGTGGAAGAAGGTCATGCCGAAGCTCTCGGCGGGCCGCGTCCAGTCCGTCGCCACCCGCCTCGTCGTCGAGCGGGAGCGCGAGCGCATCGCCTTCCGCTCCGCCGAGTACTGGGACCTCACCGGAAAGTTCGCCACCGGCCGCACCGGCGACGCCTCGGACCCCTCGAACCTCACCGCCCGCCTCAGCTCGGTCGACGGCCGCCGCATCGCCCAGGGCCGCGACTTCGGCCCCGACGGGCAGCTCAAGGCGGGCTCCACCCAGACCCTGCACCTGGACGAGGCGAACGCCCGCGCGCTTGCCGCCGCGCTCGCCGACTCCGCCTTCGCGGTCCGGTCCGTCGAGTCGAAGCCGTACCGCCGCTCCCCGTACGCCCCCTTCCGGACCACCACCCTCCAGCAGGAGGCAAGCCGCAAGCTGGGCTTCGGGGCGAAGGCGACCATGCAGGTGGCGCAGAAGCTGTACGAGAACGGCTTCATCACCTATATGCGTACGGACTCCACGACCCTCTCGGACACCGCGGTCGCCGCGGCCCGGGCGCAGGTCACGCAGCTGTACGGCTCGGGCTACCTCCCCGACAAGCCGCGCACGTACGCCGGGAAGGTCAAGAACGCCCAGGAGGCGCACGAGGCGATCCGCCCCTCCGGCGATCGCTTCCGCACCCCCGCCGAGACCGGGCTCACCGGCGACCAGTTCCGGCTGTACGAGCTGATCTGGAAGCGGACCGTCGCCTCCCAGATGAAGGACGCGACCGGGAACTCGGTCACCGTCAAGATCGGCGGCCGGGCGAGCGACGGCCGGGACGCCGAGTTCTCCGCCTCCGGTAAGACGATCACCTTCCACGGCTTCATGAAGGCGTACGTCGAGGGCGCCGACGACCCGAACGCCGAGCTGGACGACCGCGAGCGCCGGCTGCCGCAGGTCGCCGAGGGCGACGCGCTGACCGCCGACGAGATCACGGTCGACGGCCACGCCACCAAGCCCCCGGCCCGCTACACCGAGGCGTCGCTGGTCAAGGAGCTGGAGGAGCGCGAGATCGGCCGCCCCTCCACGTACGCCTCGATCATCGGGACGATCCTGGACCGCGGTTACGTCTTCAAGAAGGGCACCGCGCTCGTCCCGTCCTTCCTGTCCTTCGCCGTGGTCAACCTGCTGGAGAAGCACTTCGGCCGGCTCGTCGACTACGACTTCACCGCCCGGATGGAGGACGACCTCGACCGGATCGCGCGGGGCGAGGCCAAGTCCGTACCGTGGCTGAAGCGGTTCTACTTCGGAACGACCGGTACCGGTGACGACCCGGCCGGCGCGGGCGCCGCGTCCGACGCGGGCAACGGCGACGGCGACCACCTCGGCGGTCTGAAGGAGCTGGTCACCGACCTCGGCGCGATCGACGCCCGGGAGATCTCCTCCTTCCCCGTCGGCAACGACATCAAGCTCCGCGTCGGCCGCTACGGCCCGTACATCGAGCGGGGCGAGAAGGACGCCGAGGGCCACCAGCGCGCCGACGTGCCCGATGACCTGGCCCCCGACGAGCTGACCGTCGAGCTGGCCGAGGAGCTGCTGGCCAAGCCCAGCGGGGACTTCGAGCTGGGCGCCGACCCGGTGACCGGGAACCAGATCATCGCCAAGGACGGGCGCTACGGCCCGTACGTCACCGAGGTGCTCCCCGAGGGGACGCCGAAGACCGGCAAGAACGCGGTGAAGCCGCGGACGGCCTCGCTCTTCAAGTCCATGTCCCTGGACACGGTCACCCTCGCCGACGCCCTCAAGCTGATGTCGCTGCCGCGCGTCGTGGGCGAGGACGCCGAGGGCGTCGAGATCACCGCGCAGAACGGCCGGTACGGCCCGTATCTGAAGAAGGGCACCGACTCCCGGTCGCTGACCTCCGAGGAACAGCTCTTCGACATCACCCTCGAAGAGGCTCTCGCGATCTACGCCCAGCCCAAGCAGCGCGGGCGGGCGGCCGCCAAGCCCCCGCTGAAGGAGCTGGGGACCGACCCGGTCAGCGAGCGGCCCGTGGTGGTCAAGGACGGCCGCTTCGGCCCGTACGTCACCGACGGCGAGACCAACGCCACGCTGCGGACCGGTGACAGCGTCGAGGAGATCACGCCCGAGCGCGGCTACGAGCTGCTCGCCGAGAAGCGCGCCAAGGGGCCCGCCAAGAAGAAGACGGCCAAGAAGGCCCCCGCGAAGAAGACGACGGCCAAGAAGGCGACGGCCAAGAAGACGGCCGCGAAGAAGACCGCCGCGAAGAAGACGACGGCCACCAAGACCGCGGCCGCCAAGAAGACCGCGGCGAAGAAGACGACGACGGCGAAGAAGGCGACGGCCACCAAGGCCGCCGGGAAGACGGCCTCGTCCTCCGCCCCGTCGGACGACTGA
- a CDS encoding alpha/beta hydrolase: protein MDTRRLLRTFAIGIGTAGLLISGCSSSGSSPNPSATGTAAPEGLSSYYTQKLSWRDCGVEGFECTTMKAPRDYGRPDGGDVELAVSRKKATGPGSRIGSLLVNPGGPGGSAIGYLQGYAALGYPAQVRARYDMVAIDPRGVARSEPVECLTGQEMDTYTQVDQTPDDDAEVQELTAAFEKFAAGCEKRSGEILPYVSTVDTARDMDVLRALLGDEKLHYVGASYGTFLGATYADLFPQQAGRLVLDGAMDPSLKAIDLNRDQTAGFEGAFQSFAADCVKQPDCPLGTTNTADAATALKQLFKDLDANPIPTGDDRELTESLATTGVIAAMYDEAAWPQLREALEGAQRSDGSGLLSLADSYYERGPDGKYANLMFANAAVNCLDLPPAFDGPDAVEKAVPDFEKASPVFGRGFAWASLNCAYWPTKATGTPHRTEAKGAAPIVVVGTTRDPATPYKWSEALAEQLSSGTLLTYEGDGHTAYGRGSDCIDTAINTYLLEGTAPTNGKKCT, encoded by the coding sequence ATGGATACCAGGCGCCTGCTCCGCACCTTCGCCATCGGGATCGGCACTGCCGGCCTGCTCATCTCCGGCTGCAGCAGCAGCGGCTCCTCGCCGAACCCCTCGGCCACCGGCACCGCGGCCCCCGAGGGGCTGTCGTCGTACTACACGCAGAAGCTGAGCTGGCGCGACTGCGGCGTGGAGGGGTTCGAGTGCACGACGATGAAGGCGCCGAGGGACTACGGCAGGCCGGACGGCGGGGACGTCGAGCTCGCCGTCTCGCGTAAGAAGGCCACCGGCCCCGGCTCACGGATCGGCTCCCTCCTGGTGAACCCGGGCGGCCCCGGCGGCTCCGCGATCGGCTATCTCCAGGGGTACGCGGCACTCGGCTATCCGGCCCAGGTGCGGGCCCGCTACGACATGGTGGCCATCGACCCGCGCGGCGTGGCCCGCAGCGAGCCCGTCGAGTGCCTCACGGGCCAGGAGATGGACACCTACACCCAGGTCGACCAGACACCGGACGACGACGCCGAGGTCCAGGAGCTCACCGCCGCCTTCGAGAAGTTCGCGGCGGGATGCGAGAAGCGGTCCGGCGAGATCCTCCCGTACGTCTCCACCGTCGACACGGCCCGCGACATGGACGTCCTGCGCGCACTGCTCGGCGACGAGAAGCTGCACTACGTCGGAGCGTCGTACGGCACCTTCCTGGGCGCCACGTACGCGGACCTCTTCCCGCAGCAGGCCGGGCGCCTCGTCCTGGACGGCGCGATGGACCCTTCCCTGAAGGCCATCGACCTGAACCGGGACCAGACGGCGGGCTTCGAGGGAGCGTTCCAGTCCTTCGCCGCCGACTGTGTGAAGCAGCCGGACTGCCCGCTCGGCACCACGAACACCGCGGATGCGGCGACCGCGCTCAAGCAGCTCTTCAAGGACCTGGACGCGAACCCGATCCCGACCGGCGACGACCGCGAGCTGACCGAGTCCCTGGCGACCACCGGGGTGATCGCCGCGATGTACGACGAGGCGGCCTGGCCGCAGCTCCGCGAGGCGCTGGAGGGCGCGCAGCGCAGCGACGGCTCCGGCCTCCTCTCCTTGGCCGACAGCTACTACGAACGCGGGCCGGACGGAAAGTACGCGAACCTGATGTTCGCCAACGCCGCCGTGAACTGCCTCGACCTGCCGCCCGCCTTCGACGGCCCCGACGCGGTCGAGAAGGCGGTTCCGGACTTCGAGAAGGCCTCCCCGGTCTTCGGGCGCGGCTTCGCCTGGGCCTCCCTGAACTGCGCGTACTGGCCGACGAAGGCCACGGGCACCCCGCACCGCACCGAGGCGAAGGGCGCCGCCCCGATCGTCGTCGTCGGCACCACCCGCGACCCGGCCACCCCGTACAAGTGGTCCGAGGCCCTCGCGGAGCAACTCTCCTCCGGCACCCTGCTCACCTACGAGGGCGACGGCCACACCGCGTACGGCCGGGGCAGCGACTGCATCGACACGGCGATCAACACGTACCTCTTGGAGGGCACCGCGCCCACCAACGGCAAGAAGTGCACCTGA
- a CDS encoding DNA polymerase III subunit delta' — protein MTVWDDLVGQDRVREQLAAAARDAEALVTAVSDGKPLDQGSKMTHAWLFTGPPGSGRSTAARAFAAALQCTSPDRALGGAPGCGFCDGCHTSLVGTHADVEVIRTDLLSIGVKETRDLVRRAQLSPAVGRWQVIVMEDADRLTEGAGNVLLKAVEEPAPRTVWMLCAPSLEDVLPTIRSRCRHLTLSTPPVEAVADVLIRRDGVDPERAHNAARATQGHIGRARRLATDERARARRAAVLKVPLRVADVGGCLKAAQELIDTAADDAKQLAEEVDAKETEDLKAALGGVAGGRMPRGTAGAMKELEDKQKRRKTRTQRDSLDLALTELTGFYRDVLALQMGSRLAIANADVQDSLDRIAESSTPAQTLRRIESVIACREAMDRNVAPLLAVEAMTMALRAG, from the coding sequence ATGACGGTATGGGACGACCTGGTCGGACAGGACCGAGTGCGGGAACAGCTCGCCGCTGCCGCCCGGGACGCCGAGGCGCTGGTCACCGCCGTGTCCGACGGCAAGCCGCTGGACCAGGGCTCGAAGATGACGCACGCCTGGCTGTTCACCGGGCCGCCCGGTTCCGGCCGGTCCACGGCGGCGCGGGCGTTCGCCGCCGCGCTCCAGTGCACGAGCCCGGACCGGGCGCTGGGCGGGGCCCCCGGCTGCGGCTTCTGCGACGGCTGCCACACGAGCCTCGTCGGTACGCACGCCGACGTCGAGGTCATTCGCACGGACCTGCTCTCCATCGGTGTGAAGGAGACCCGGGACCTGGTCAGGCGCGCCCAGCTCTCCCCGGCGGTCGGGCGCTGGCAGGTCATCGTCATGGAGGACGCCGACCGCCTCACCGAGGGCGCGGGCAACGTGCTGCTCAAGGCCGTCGAGGAGCCCGCGCCGCGCACGGTCTGGATGCTCTGTGCCCCCTCGCTCGAAGACGTCCTGCCCACGATCCGCTCCCGCTGCCGGCACCTCACCCTCAGCACCCCGCCGGTGGAAGCCGTGGCCGACGTCCTGATCCGCCGCGACGGCGTCGACCCCGAGCGGGCGCACAACGCGGCGCGCGCCACCCAGGGGCACATCGGGCGGGCCCGCCGTCTCGCCACGGACGAGCGGGCGCGGGCGCGGCGGGCGGCGGTGCTGAAGGTCCCGCTGCGGGTCGCCGACGTGGGCGGCTGCCTCAAGGCGGCCCAGGAGCTGATCGACACGGCGGCCGACGATGCCAAGCAGCTGGCGGAGGAGGTCGACGCCAAGGAGACCGAGGACCTCAAGGCTGCGCTCGGCGGGGTGGCCGGTGGCCGGATGCCCCGGGGCACGGCGGGGGCGATGAAGGAGCTGGAGGACAAGCAGAAGCGCCGCAAGACGCGTACGCAGCGCGACAGCCTGGACCTGGCGCTGACCGAGCTGACCGGCTTCTACCGCGATGTGCTGGCGCTCCAGATGGGTTCGAGGCTGGCCATCGCCAATGCCGACGTGCAGGACTCCCTCGACCGGATCGCGGAGTCCTCGACGCCCGCGCAGACCCTGCGCAGGATCGAGTCGGTGATCGCCTGCCGGGAGGCGATGGACCGGAATGTGGCGCCCCTGCTCGCGGTGGAGGCGATGACGATGGCGCTGCGGGCGGGCTGA
- a CDS encoding NADPH-dependent FMN reductase: MSPTAPPAPEYAHGTSGVLKNALEWMVGGGEIAAKPVALVSASTSTTGGGNARAWLAQTLTVMGAQVIPQDLRISQATRKIEDGRLTDGPTVAALRDLLDGLADAAATAREGAAPSPEWTEPSCPERV, translated from the coding sequence GTGAGTCCCACCGCGCCACCGGCTCCCGAGTACGCCCACGGCACGTCCGGAGTGCTGAAGAACGCGCTGGAATGGATGGTCGGGGGAGGTGAGATCGCCGCCAAGCCGGTGGCTCTGGTCAGCGCGTCCACCTCGACCACCGGCGGTGGCAACGCCCGGGCCTGGCTGGCGCAGACGCTCACCGTGATGGGAGCTCAGGTGATCCCGCAGGATCTGCGTATTTCGCAGGCCACGCGGAAGATCGAGGACGGCCGGCTCACGGACGGGCCGACCGTGGCCGCTCTGCGCGACCTCCTGGACGGCCTCGCCGACGCCGCGGCCACGGCACGAGAGGGGGCAGCCCCTTCGCCCGAGTGGACGGAGCCCTCCTGCCCTGAGCGGGTGTGA
- a CDS encoding class IV adenylate cyclase, translated as MKHEYEAKFLAVDVADLQNKLSALNAVQAFPRTLLTRKIFENDSLDGGAWIRLRDEGTRSTLTLKQVTDATTIDGTKEIETEVTDLHAMADILRRAGLTEVRYQENYREEWRLGEVAFDFDTWPDLPTFLEIEGPDEASVRQAAALLDLDYSEARFGSVDEIYKSESGRDILAEPTLLFSEAEKQKDASPAAQDR; from the coding sequence ATGAAGCACGAATACGAGGCGAAGTTCCTGGCCGTCGACGTCGCCGACCTCCAGAACAAACTGAGCGCCCTCAATGCCGTCCAGGCATTCCCCCGCACGCTCCTCACCCGCAAGATCTTCGAGAACGACTCCCTCGACGGCGGAGCCTGGATCCGCCTGCGGGACGAGGGCACCCGCTCGACGCTCACGCTCAAGCAGGTCACCGACGCAACCACGATCGACGGCACCAAGGAGATCGAAACCGAGGTCACCGACCTGCACGCCATGGCCGACATCCTGCGCCGGGCCGGCCTCACCGAGGTCCGGTACCAGGAGAACTACCGCGAGGAATGGCGCCTGGGCGAGGTCGCCTTCGACTTCGACACCTGGCCCGACCTCCCCACCTTCCTGGAGATCGAAGGCCCCGACGAGGCATCGGTACGCCAGGCCGCCGCGCTGCTGGACCTCGACTACTCCGAGGCCCGGTTCGGCAGCGTCGACGAGATCTACAAGAGCGAGTCCGGCCGCGACATCCTCGCCGAACCCACGCTCCTGTTCTCCGAAGCCGAGAAGCAGAAGGACGCATCTCCCGCGGCCCAGGACCGTTGA